From one Plectropomus leopardus isolate mb chromosome 8, YSFRI_Pleo_2.0, whole genome shotgun sequence genomic stretch:
- the LOC121946950 gene encoding protein phosphatase 1 regulatory subunit 12A-like isoform X4 produces MSSYYPRTKDLTRTRKSVTESPPSSPSPTDKNYRHDRLSRYDSSGESATDKPLGRTSSYTRRETRLAALSRQEQDSSTKDYKKMYAEALHENEKLKSRLQDSKHELVKIRSQLEKVTQRHDRISERSTVLESEKREKQALEKRVSNMEDELKDAPLRFRCGYQP; encoded by the exons ATGTCATCCTACTACCCGCGCACCAAGGACCTGACTCGCACCAGGAAGTCAGTGACAGAGTCACCGCCGTCCTCTCCGTCCCCTACAGACAAAAACTACAGA catgACAGATTGTCAAG ATATGACTCCAGTGGGGAGAGTGCAACAGACAAACCACTGGGCCGCACCAGCTCATACACTCGGAGAGAGACAAGGCTGGCAGCTCTGAGCAGACAAGAGCAAGACTCCAGTACCAAAGACTATAAGAAG ATGTATGCAGAGGCTTTGCATGAGAATGAGAAACTTAAGTCCAGGTTGCAGGACAGCAAACATGAACTGGTGAAAATTCGTTCCCAGCTGGAGAAAGTCACTCAg CGGCATGACAGAATATCAGAGAGATCTACAGTACTTGAATCGGAGAAAAGG GAAAAACAAGCTCTTGAGAAAAGAGTGTCAAACATGGAGGATGAGTTAAAG GACGCCCCACTGCGATTCCGCTGTGGGTACCAGCCCTGA
- the LOC121946950 gene encoding protein phosphatase 1 regulatory subunit 12A-like isoform X3 has product MSSYYPRTKDLTRTRKSVTESPPSSPSPTDKNYRHDRLSRYDSSGESATDKPLGRTSSYTRRETRLAALSRQEQDSSTKDYKKMYAEALHENEKLKSRLQDSKHELVKIRSQLEKVTQRHDRISERSTVLESEKREKQALEKRVSNMEDELKQDAPLRFRCGYQP; this is encoded by the exons ATGTCATCCTACTACCCGCGCACCAAGGACCTGACTCGCACCAGGAAGTCAGTGACAGAGTCACCGCCGTCCTCTCCGTCCCCTACAGACAAAAACTACAGA catgACAGATTGTCAAG ATATGACTCCAGTGGGGAGAGTGCAACAGACAAACCACTGGGCCGCACCAGCTCATACACTCGGAGAGAGACAAGGCTGGCAGCTCTGAGCAGACAAGAGCAAGACTCCAGTACCAAAGACTATAAGAAG ATGTATGCAGAGGCTTTGCATGAGAATGAGAAACTTAAGTCCAGGTTGCAGGACAGCAAACATGAACTGGTGAAAATTCGTTCCCAGCTGGAGAAAGTCACTCAg CGGCATGACAGAATATCAGAGAGATCTACAGTACTTGAATCGGAGAAAAGG GAAAAACAAGCTCTTGAGAAAAGAGTGTCAAACATGGAGGATGAGTTAAAG CAGGACGCCCCACTGCGATTCCGCTGTGGGTACCAGCCCTGA